A genomic stretch from Vanrija pseudolonga chromosome 6, complete sequence includes:
- the USP42 gene encoding Ubiquitin carboxyl-terminal hydrolase 42, producing MAAAATLEFLPFEARRTLVLGGATKRVMLASRSPSPGPGQNPASFPPSPKVRRIAPVAPAAAGFASAASSSSSAPVPAPAPAAPATPTSLASPSRKGKEREVLANGTPNGTPKPNGTPKANGTPKSNGTTPNGHGKLANGKPNGVAKPAPKAGAAGAGLHPPIEDLSWPEPIASAKRPAAGLHNGSMACYTNATLQVLLHTPPVLAIALAHDGASCAQAHHSKTKFCMLCALRQIAVADHWAGKKRAYRPLPVHNHLGQIKKGFSRHRQEDTHEFFRFVTDALQNTALAGKPKDLPEKLKRTTWVYRTWGGQVRSRVLCLSCRKPSDTFDSFLDLSLDVPARARTLDQLFKGFIHEDRLDGENKYNCENCKKKSAATKSMRIAEAPPVLTLHLKRFGFSLSMTGRMTKMNNPIEYGKTLDIAPYMTEGRHDHTRYRLFGVTCHHGSSLNYGHYTSYVQAPDGKWYDADDDDVSPVKLSDVLGSRSAYLLSYIRSDVAETELSTPVATPAPAAVAQSVGPKRRREDDGVEGAGAESASPSPVKRPAPAALSPIKANGSADSALERLLNLGNGEPASPASPVRKPQPVQRQQLPPSPVSSRPSHKLKTKHQNHRANLKQLAVGDRHHHKGAPKSPFVPGSHARSNARTFSMKQREVAFGRNQKRMKGKGGRH from the exons atggcagcagcggccacATTAGAGTTCCTGCCGTtcgaggcgcggcgcacgctcgtgctcggcggcgcaaCGAAGCGCGTCATGCTGGCCTCGCGCAGCCCCTCCCCCGGCCCCGGTCAGAACCCCGCAAGCTTCCCCCCCTCGCCGAAGGTGCGCCGCatcgcgcccgtcgcgccggcggccgcgggctTCGCGAgtgcggcgagcagctcttcgtcggcgccggtgccagcgccagcgccagcggcaccAGCAACCCCcacgtcgctcgcgtcgccgtcgcgcaagggcaaggagcgcgaggtgctcgccaACGGCACCCCGAACGGAACCCCCAAGCCCAATGGCACGCCCAAGGCAAACGGCACGCCGAAATCCAATGGCACGACGCCCAACGGCCACGGAAAGCTCGCGAACGGCAAGCCCAACGGCGTGGCCAAGCCCGCGCCGAAGGCAGGAGCAGCCGGTGCGGGGCTTCACCCGCCCATCGAGGACCTGTCGTGGCCCGAGCCGATCGCGAGCGCCAAGCGCCCCGCGGCGGGGCTGCATAACGGCTCAATGGCATGCTACACGAACGCGACGCTgcaggtgctgctgcacacGCCGCCCGTGTTGgcgatcgcgctcgcgcacgacgGAGCGAGCT gcgcgcaggcgcaccACTCCAAGACCAAGTTCTGCATGCTGTGCGCTCTGCGCCAGATCGCAGTCGCCGACCACTGGGCCGGCAAGAAACGCGCGTACCGGCCCCTCCCGGTACACAACCACCTTGGCC AGATCAAGAAGGGGTTCAGCCGGCACAGGCAGGAGGACACGCACGAGTTCTTTAGATTCGTGACGGACGCGCTGCAGAacacggcgctggcgggcaaGCCCAA GGACTTACCGGAGAAGCTCAAGCGCACAACGTGGGTCTACCGCACCTGGGGCGGGCAGGTACGCTCGCGCGTGCTGTGCTTGTCGTGCCGCAAGCCGTCGGACACGTTCGACTCGTTCCTCGACCTGTCGCTTGacgtgccggcgcgcgcgcggacgcTGGACCAGCTGTTCAAGGGGTTCATCCACGAGGACCGGCTGGACGGAGAGAACAAGTACAACTGCGAGAA CTGCAAGAAGAAGTCGGCGGCTACAAAGTCGATGCGGATCGCAGAGGCGCCGCCCGTCCTCACGCTCCATCTCAAGCGCTTCGGGTTCAGCTTATCCATGACGGGGCGGATGACAAAGATGAACAACCCGATCGAGTAcggcaagacgctcgacaTTGCGCCGTACATGACCGAGGGAAGGCACGACCACACCCGCTACCGCCTCTTTGGCGTCACCTGCCACCACGGCTCGTCGCTCAACTATGGCCACTACACGTCGTACGTCCAGGCGCCCGACGGCAAGTGGTacgacgcggacgacgacgacgtgtcgcCGGTCAAGTTGTCTGACGTGctcggctcgcgctcggcgtacTTGCTCAGCTACATCCGCAGCGACGTTGCCGAGACCGAGCTGTCAACACCAGTGGCGACACCtgcaccggcggcggtggcgcagTCGGTCGGGCCGAAGCGGAGACGTGAGGATGACGGTGTCgagggcgctggcgccgagtcggcgtccCCTTCGCCCGTCAAGCGGCCCGCACCGGCCGCCCTGTCGCCGATCAAGGCGAACGGCAGCGCAGACTCGGCGTTGGAGAGACTGCTCAACCTGGGAAACGGGGAGCCCGCGAGCCCCGCGAGCCCCGTGCGCAAGCCGCAGCCGGtccagcggcagcagctgccgccctcgcccgtctcgtcgaGACCGTCGCACAAACTCAAGACGAAGCACCAGAACCACCGGGCCAACCTCAAGCAGTTGGCCGTGGGCGaccggcaccaccacaagGGCGCGCCCAAGTCGCCCTTCGTGCCGGGCAGCCACGCGCGATCCAACGCGAGAACGTTCTCCATGAAGCAGCGCGAGGTTGCGTTCGGGCGCAACCAGAAGCGGATGAAGGGCAAGGGGGGCCGCCACTAG
- the YPL162C gene encoding Vacuolar membrane protein, translating into MSNNTSPVPSFPGSTEPPPPDAAAARCHLLGPTALVVQAIMGVIVISSLVVKRQLEKRKRRWRVWILDVGKQLVGQAVLHGLNILISSVVAHANVGEDVKNPCSLYFLNILIDTTIGVGIFYVALKGFTWLFATHYGLEGYKSGYYGNPPQWQLWGRQLQPYLLAVVTMKLIVLLPLTLPKISNVLIRWGQNLLSWLSVDSQVIFVLAIFPVIMNVFQFCVMDQLIKAGKGAEAKDDHDSDNYDDDDDEEGYRPLPTRETDVEASFAMVSPRHRNTSLRDSDRPGGLRSRSGSRSSIAPIITTSRSSSVTASAPTSPLYPPAAQDDATGQSVWSAVAHQQRRSSNATDDDSGLPSRQRRSDAPSPDSNAAWVHDGQFTESPVDGLAPQSHPRS; encoded by the exons atgtccaaCAACACGTCCCCCGTCCCCTCGTTCCCGGGCAGCACGgagcccccgccgcccgacgccgccgcggcgcggtgccacctcctcgggccgaccgcgctcgtcgtgcagGCCATCATGGGGGTGATTGTCATTTCCAGTCTTGTCGTCAAGCGCCAGCTGGAAAAACGCAAGCGTAGATGGCGCGTGTGgatcctcgacgtcggcaagcAGCTTGTCGGCCAGGCCGTCCTGCACGGGCTGAACATTTTA ATATCGAGCGTTGTCGCCCATGCcaatgtcggcgaggacgtcaagaACCCGTGCTCGCTGTACTTCTTAAACATTCTGATAGATACGACCattg GCGTCGGCATATTCTACGTCGCACTCAAGGGGTTCACCTGGCTCTTTGCGACCCACTACGGCCTGGAAGGGTACAAGAGCGGATACTATGGCAACCCGCCGCAGTGGCAGCTGTGGGGGCGGCAGCTGCAGCCGTACCTGCTCGCGGTGGTGACGATGAAGCTCATCGTGCTTCTGCCGCTCACGCTTCCTAAAATCTCCAACGTGCTCATCCGGTGGGGCCAGAACCTGCTATCCTGGCTATCCGTCGACTCGCAGGTCATCTTTGTGCTCGCCATCTTCCCCGTCATCATGAACGTGTTCCAGTTCTGTGTCATGGACCAGCTCatcaaggccggcaagggGGCCGAAGCAAAAGACGACCATGACTCGGACAACtatgacgatgacgacgatgaggagggaTACCGGCCGCTGCCTACACGCGAGACggacgtcgaggcgtcgTTCGCCATGGTGTCCCCACGGCACCGGAACACGAGCTTGCGGGATAGTGACCGACCGGGAGGGCTCAGGTCACGTAGCGGCAGCCGGAGCAGCATTGCGCCGATCATCACCACCTCGCGGTCGAGTTCAGTaacagcctcggcgcccacGTCCCCGCTCTACCCCCCAGCAGCGCAGGACGACGCAACAGGCCAAAGCGTCTGGAGCGCCGTGGCACACCAGCAACGGCGGAGCTCAAACGCCacagacgacgacagcgggcTGCCgtcccgccagcgccgctcggacgcgccgtcgcccgactcgaACGCCGCCTGGGTGCACGACGGCCAGTTCACCGAGTCGCCGGTGGAcgggctcgcgccgcagTCGCACCCCCGCTCATAG
- the CCT1 gene encoding Choline-phosphate cytidylyltransferase 1 yields MSAPAAQPKRHRRSDGRVEGRRSTRDPDSSQDASEEDNDVSDVASSINAPSLTPSVASSPRLNPPASGNGPTSASRGNVPLPPLPLPLGVALNPLLRRKDAKDWTDEGLESPTYDGDIESSSTIGTPIHANHSHNHALGHQRRSSSPSPQGPSTTSPGYPLGRAPTPKASRAKLVPDIPPPLGNHPGDVPVAESESLANPYRHHEQKSTGNKAVSAAGPLRMYTRPVELGEDNIRAFVQRAIDGRGEEDGVDRWWKTSPPPSDRPVRIYADGVYDLFHFGHALQLRQAKLSFNNVHLIVGVCSDALCAGHKSAPAMTHAERCEAVRHCRWADEVFPDAPWVVDQDFIDKYEIDYIAHDELVYPSKDMEDVYAFAKGQGKFLPTRRTPAISTSDLLERIVRGYRDGFFDSKLEKNGQIELLAADVDWDSDKSVERRQRRAAAAKKSSKA; encoded by the exons ATGTCCGCGCCCGCAGCACAGCCAAAGCGGCACAGGCGCtccgacggccgcgtcgagggcagACGCTCGACCCGCGACCCCGACAGCTCGCAGGACGCcagcgaggagg ACAACGACGTTTCCGACGTCGCTTCCTCGATCAACGCGCCATCGCTGACGCCTTcggtggcgtcgtcgccgcgcctcaACCCCCCAGCATCTGGCAATGGGCCGACATCAGCCTCGCGCGGCAacgtccccctccccccgcttCCTCTGcccctcggcgtggcgctcaACCCCCTGCTGCGCCGCAAAGATGCCAAGGACTGGACtgacgagggcctcgagtCGCCTAC ATATGACGGCGACATTgagagctcgtcgaccatcGGCACGCCGATCCACGCAAACCACTCGCACAACCACGCACTcggccaccagcgccgctcgtcctcgccgtccccgcaGGGCCCATCAACAACGTCCCCAGGGTACCCTCTTGGCCGGGCGCCTACCCCCAAGGCGTCGCGTGCCAAGCTCGTGCCCGACATCCCACCCCCGCTCGGCAACCACCCAGGCGACGTGCCCGTGGCCGAGTCTGAATCACTCGCCAACCCGTACCGCCACCACGAGCAAAAGTCGACTGGGAACAAGGCTGTGAGCGCCGCTGGCCCGCTCAGGATGTACACGCGTcccgtcgagcttggcgaggacAACATTCGTGCGTTTGTCCAGCGCGCTATCGACGgccgtggcgaggaggacggcgtcgaccgcTGGTGGAAGACGTCGCCCCCACCATCAGACCGGCCAGTGAGGATctacgccgacggcgtgtACGACCTGTTCCACTTTGGCCACGCGCTGCAGCTGCGCCAGGCCAAGCTGTCGTTCAACAATGTCCACCTCATTGTCGGTGTCTGCTCGGACGCGCTGTGCGCAGGCCACAAGTCGGCCCCGGCCATGACGCATGCCGAGCGCTGCGAGGCGGTGCGCCACTGCCGctgggccgacgaggtgttccccgacgcgccgtggGTCGTCGACCAGGACTTTATCGACAAGTACGAGATTGACTACATtgcgcacgacgagctcgtctACCCGTCCAAGGACATGGAGGATGTGTATGCGTTCGCCAAGGGGCAGG GCAAGTTCCTGCCCACGCGCCGGACGCCGGCGATTTCCACGTCggacctgctcgagcgcatTGTGCGCGGGTACCGTGATGGCTTCTTCGACTCCAAGCTTGAGAAGAATGGCCAGAtcgagctgctggccgcTGATGTCGACTGGGACTCGGACAagagcgtcgagcgccgccagcgccgggctgctgccgccaagaAGAGCAGCAAAGCTTAG